A window of Campylobacter lari subsp. lari contains these coding sequences:
- a CDS encoding quinone-dependent dihydroorotate dehydrogenase: MTYESLKPLIYKLDPENAHTLAEFSMRTLDYIFPGGLSFFAKDCVINDEILNQEIFNLNFYNPVGLAGGFDKNATMIRPLSALGFGFLEYGTFTPKPQNGNEKPRLFRLVEQESIQNAMGFNNKGKDAIAKEVKKVYPFSIPLVANIGKNKITPNEEAINDYIILLKEFKDLCDLFVINISSPNTKNLRDLQSEEFVSTLFNQAKEITNKPVILKIAPDMSIDSAISLCKSAISAKADGIIMANTSIDYSLIDNTRTFGGISGRLITQKSAAFFKEVAKEIYQDTILIASGGIDSAELAYERIKNGASLVQIYTAMIFKGPSIVKNINQGLIELLKQDGFNHISQAIGVNFK, translated from the coding sequence ATGACTTATGAAAGCTTAAAACCTTTAATATATAAATTAGATCCAGAAAATGCTCATACTTTGGCTGAATTTAGTATGCGAACACTAGATTATATATTTCCTGGAGGGCTTAGTTTTTTTGCAAAAGATTGTGTAATAAATGATGAAATTTTAAATCAAGAAATTTTTAATCTGAATTTTTATAATCCTGTAGGTTTAGCAGGTGGATTTGATAAAAATGCCACGATGATAAGACCGCTAAGTGCTTTAGGCTTTGGCTTTTTAGAGTATGGAACTTTTACTCCAAAACCTCAAAATGGTAATGAAAAACCTAGACTTTTTAGACTTGTTGAACAAGAAAGTATTCAAAATGCTATGGGTTTTAACAATAAAGGCAAAGACGCCATTGCTAAAGAAGTAAAAAAAGTCTATCCTTTTAGCATACCTTTAGTGGCAAATATAGGTAAAAACAAAATCACCCCAAATGAAGAAGCTATTAATGATTATATTATTTTATTAAAAGAATTTAAAGATTTGTGTGATTTATTTGTGATTAATATATCTTCTCCAAATACTAAAAATTTAAGAGATTTGCAAAGCGAGGAATTTGTAAGTACTTTATTTAACCAAGCAAAAGAAATCACAAATAAACCTGTGATTTTAAAAATAGCGCCAGATATGAGTATAGACAGTGCAATTTCACTTTGCAAAAGTGCTATTAGTGCAAAAGCTGATGGTATTATCATGGCAAATACTAGTATAGATTATTCTTTGATTGATAATACAAGAACCTTTGGTGGAATTAGTGGTAGATTAATCACTCAAAAAAGTGCGGCATTTTTTAAGGAAGTAGCTAAAGAAATTTATCAAGATACTATTTTAATAGCAAGTGGAGGCATAGATAGTGCCGAACTTGCTTATGAGCGTATCAAAAATGGTGCTAGCTTAGTCCAAATTTATACAGCTATGATTTTTAAAGGACCAAGCATTGTTAAAAATATCAATCAAGGTTTAATTGAGCTTTTAAAACAAGATGGTTTTAATCATATTAGTCAAGCTATAGGAGTTAATTTTAAATGA